Proteins found in one Cyanobium sp. ATX 6F1 genomic segment:
- a CDS encoding chorismate lyase, whose protein sequence is MTRSEGFLALTALWEAPCQSAVTAAEAGENLSGPWKLLLLGDGSPTRHLQLLTGAPVEVELIAMAPDPATNSDAETASSSERPAEVAELEPPLIRRQVWLNCGESTLAWAESWWNQAAAERHLQDRQLPIWRSLTADRAELFREVDGLARVNAPWLERRFGQPGPFWSRHYRFFRGGVELTVIREVFSPALERWLGPSNAPAAASRS, encoded by the coding sequence TTGACCCGATCGGAGGGATTTCTGGCGCTGACGGCGCTCTGGGAGGCCCCCTGCCAGAGCGCCGTCACGGCCGCCGAGGCCGGCGAAAACCTCAGTGGCCCCTGGAAGCTCCTGCTCCTGGGGGACGGCAGCCCCACCCGCCACCTGCAGCTGCTCACCGGCGCGCCGGTGGAGGTGGAACTGATCGCCATGGCCCCCGATCCGGCCACAAATTCCGACGCCGAGACGGCCAGCTCCAGCGAGCGGCCGGCGGAGGTGGCGGAGTTGGAGCCGCCCCTGATCCGCCGCCAGGTGTGGCTCAACTGCGGCGAGTCCACCCTCGCCTGGGCTGAGAGCTGGTGGAACCAGGCGGCAGCCGAGCGCCATCTCCAGGACCGCCAGCTGCCCATCTGGCGCAGCCTCACCGCCGATCGGGCCGAGCTGTTCCGGGAGGTGGACGGCCTGGCCCGGGTGAACGCCCCCTGGCTGGAGCGACGCTTCGGCCAGCCGGGCCCTTTCTGGAGTCGTCACTACCGCTTCTTCCGGGGCGGCGTGGAGCTGACGGTGATTAGGGAGGTGTTCAGCCCCGCCCTGGAGCGCTGGCTGGGGCCGAGCAACGCTCCAGCCGCAGCCAGCCGTTCCTGA
- a CDS encoding SprT family zinc-dependent metalloprotease: MPLEPLLPLFHRLDREHFGGSLAPLGRSLVELRWSDGRMNRTAGLYKRGRYGDGRDLCEIVLSRPLLEPLPREATLSTLCHEMIHAWVDRVLQVQEVHGPCFRARMAAINAAQGSFQVSLRHRYPVPISAARWRARCPSCGVSAAYRRRREGLACRHCCDRLHGGRWHTSCQLIFESTAA; this comes from the coding sequence ATGCCCCTGGAGCCCCTGCTGCCCCTGTTCCATCGGCTCGATCGGGAGCACTTCGGCGGCAGCCTCGCCCCGCTCGGCCGCTCTCTGGTGGAGTTGCGCTGGAGCGATGGGCGCATGAACCGCACCGCCGGCCTCTACAAGCGGGGCCGCTACGGCGATGGCCGCGACCTCTGCGAGATCGTGCTCTCGCGGCCGCTGCTGGAGCCACTGCCGCGGGAGGCCACGCTCAGCACCCTCTGCCACGAGATGATCCACGCCTGGGTGGACCGGGTGCTGCAGGTGCAGGAGGTGCACGGCCCCTGCTTCCGGGCCCGGATGGCGGCGATCAACGCCGCCCAGGGGTCGTTTCAGGTGAGCCTGCGCCACCGCTACCCGGTGCCGATCAGCGCCGCCCGCTGGCGGGCCCGCTGCCCCAGCTGCGGCGTCAGCGCGGCCTACCGGCGCCGGCGCGAGGGGCTGGCCTGCCGCCACTGCTGCGACAGGCTCCACGGCGGCCGCTGGCACACCAGTTGCCAGTTGATCTTCGAGTCCACTGCTGCGTAA
- a CDS encoding AI-2E family transporter, with protein sequence MSTTNLVRYLLIVASAAVTVLLFNYFAGTIGLFTAAGIVAALLNIPLAWLERRIPRPLAIAVVFLGALLLAGGFTALVGLQVLNQGQSLVLDLRKTLGEQDLSPMHRFLEGYGLDKITQLLQAGLVTGLGVLQTLFTSAFTGIFGAVISLYMLIDGEKLWRGFLGWLPDAHRDRFERTFKQSFLGFIHGQLLLMLFLTLSTAVVFPLVGVRYALLLAVIVGVLDAIPGIGATLGIVLVTALVYASQGGDIALRALIASLLLGQLQDNVVHPRVMGKAMELNPVVLFLALFIGQRTAGLLGVFLSIPIAGMVSIWIQSVRQEQGALPETNAEPQASP encoded by the coding sequence ATGAGCACCACCAACCTGGTCCGCTACCTGTTGATCGTGGCCAGCGCCGCGGTCACGGTGCTGCTGTTCAACTACTTCGCGGGCACGATCGGCCTGTTCACCGCCGCCGGCATCGTGGCGGCGCTGCTGAACATCCCGCTGGCCTGGTTGGAGCGGCGCATCCCCCGGCCCCTGGCGATCGCGGTGGTGTTCCTCGGCGCCCTGCTGCTGGCCGGCGGCTTCACCGCCCTGGTGGGCCTGCAGGTGCTCAACCAGGGCCAGAGCCTGGTGCTTGATCTGCGCAAAACCCTGGGCGAGCAGGACCTCAGCCCCATGCACCGCTTCCTGGAGGGCTACGGTCTCGACAAGATCACCCAGCTGCTGCAGGCGGGCCTGGTGACGGGGCTGGGGGTGCTGCAGACCCTGTTCACCAGCGCCTTCACCGGCATTTTCGGGGCGGTGATCAGCCTCTACATGCTGATCGACGGCGAAAAGCTCTGGCGGGGCTTCCTGGGCTGGCTGCCCGACGCCCACCGGGACCGCTTCGAGCGCACCTTCAAGCAAAGCTTTCTGGGCTTCATCCACGGTCAGCTGCTGCTGATGCTCTTCCTCACCCTGAGCACCGCCGTGGTGTTCCCGCTGGTGGGGGTGAGGTACGCCCTGCTGCTGGCGGTGATCGTGGGCGTGCTCGATGCGATCCCGGGCATCGGTGCCACCCTCGGGATCGTGCTGGTCACCGCCCTGGTGTACGCCTCCCAGGGGGGCGACATCGCCCTGCGGGCCCTGATCGCCTCGTTGCTGCTGGGCCAGCTCCAGGACAACGTCGTGCACCCGCGGGTGATGGGCAAGGCGATGGAGCTGAACCCTGTCGTGCTGTTTCTGGCCCTGTTCATCGGCCAGCGCACCGCTGGCCTGCTGGGGGTGTTCCTCTCGATTCCGATCGCCGGCATGGTCTCGATCTGGATTCAATCGGTCCGGCAGGAGCAGGGTGCCCTGCCGGAAACCAACGCCGAGCCCCAAGCCAGCCCCTGA
- a CDS encoding TVP38/TMEM64 family protein, which produces MDTLLDQLLPALRSPAGAVAFIPLYALWVTLLLPGVWASMLAGALYGTVLGSAVVFVGASLGAIVVFLLGRSWLREWARRRLASSPKLLAIEQAVSREGLKIVVLTRLSPAFPFSLLNLAYGLSEVSFRDYALGLIAILPGTVLFCALGALAGDVARFGEVLSGRADAGTWALRIVGLVATVGSIWVAGRAARRALEGNAQESP; this is translated from the coding sequence ATGGACACGCTGCTCGATCAGCTCCTTCCCGCCCTGCGTTCGCCCGCCGGGGCCGTGGCCTTCATCCCCCTCTATGCCCTCTGGGTGACGCTGCTGTTGCCGGGGGTGTGGGCCTCGATGCTGGCGGGCGCCCTCTACGGCACGGTGTTGGGCAGTGCAGTGGTCTTCGTGGGCGCCTCGCTGGGGGCGATCGTGGTGTTTCTGCTGGGGCGCAGCTGGCTGCGGGAGTGGGCCCGGCGGCGGTTGGCGAGCAGCCCCAAGCTGCTGGCGATCGAGCAGGCGGTGAGCCGTGAGGGCCTCAAGATCGTGGTGCTCACGCGCCTGTCACCGGCGTTCCCGTTCAGCCTGCTGAACCTGGCCTATGGGCTCAGTGAGGTGAGCTTCCGGGATTATGCGCTCGGTCTGATCGCGATCCTGCCCGGCACGGTTCTGTTCTGTGCGTTAGGTGCCCTGGCGGGGGATGTGGCGCGATTCGGCGAAGTGCTGTCCGGCCGGGCCGATGCGGGCACCTGGGCCCTGCGCATCGTGGGGCTGGTGGCCACGGTTGGGTCGATCTGGGTGGCGGGCCGGGCGGCACGCCGAGCCCTGGAGGGGAACGCTCAGGAGTCGCCTTGA
- the ligA gene encoding NAD-dependent DNA ligase LigA, with translation MSATSPSPQTRAQHLRALLNRAAHAYYVLDAPLMEDPVYDRLYRELLELESAHPELLAADSPTQRVGGAPSEGFVSVEHRIGLLSLDNGFSTQELEAWYNRLLKVLDRLPEPGQPLPALAMVSELKIDGNALALSYANGLLVRAATRGDGERGEEITANVRTIQAVPLRLQLEDPPPWVEVRGEALIRDDTFAVINAERNERGEAPFANPRNACAGTLRQLDPRVVASRRLDFFAYTLHLPDDWRPVSAGRPGSQWNSLQWLAAAGFRVNPNAERCSDLAAVEAFFAAWETRRAQLPYATDGVVVKLDDLRLQDSAGFTQKAPRWAIALKYAAEEAPSKLLRLSAQVGRTGVVTPVAEFEPVPLAGTTVSRATLHNADRLAELDLRIGDTVVVRKAGEIIPEVVRVLPELRPPGARPLELPHACPECGSDLVREEGEAATRCVNSSCPAILRGSLRHWVARDALDVDGAGGKLIEQLVDRGLVGSIADLYRLDEALLASLERLGEKSATNLVEALAASKRRPWHRLLYGLGIHHVGSVNAKALAKAFPSASALGAAALERPEAVTAVFGVGAEIAQSLQQWFATPANQLLLEQLQALGLPLMATDAERAEAGGSGADGPLAGQTLVLTGTLPTLSRSAAQALIEAAGGKVSGSVSKKTSYVVAGEEAGSKLSKAEALGVPVLDEAGLKELLGEGA, from the coding sequence GTGAGCGCCACCAGCCCGAGCCCGCAGACCCGCGCCCAGCACCTGCGGGCGCTGCTGAACCGGGCCGCCCACGCCTACTACGTGCTCGATGCCCCGCTGATGGAGGACCCGGTCTACGACCGGCTTTACCGGGAGCTGCTGGAACTCGAAAGCGCCCACCCCGAGCTGCTGGCCGCTGACAGCCCCACCCAGCGCGTCGGCGGTGCCCCGTCCGAAGGCTTCGTGAGCGTGGAGCACCGCATCGGCCTGCTCAGCCTCGACAACGGCTTCAGCACCCAGGAGCTGGAGGCCTGGTACAACCGCCTGCTCAAGGTGCTCGATCGCCTGCCGGAACCTGGCCAACCCCTGCCGGCCCTGGCGATGGTCAGCGAGCTCAAGATCGACGGCAACGCCCTCGCCCTCAGTTATGCGAACGGCCTGCTGGTGCGGGCCGCCACCCGCGGCGACGGCGAGCGGGGCGAGGAGATCACTGCCAACGTGCGCACGATCCAGGCGGTGCCCCTGAGGCTGCAGCTGGAGGATCCACCGCCCTGGGTGGAGGTGCGCGGTGAGGCCCTGATCCGCGATGACACCTTCGCGGTAATCAACGCCGAGCGCAACGAGCGGGGGGAGGCCCCCTTCGCCAATCCACGCAACGCCTGCGCCGGCACCCTGCGCCAGCTCGATCCCCGGGTGGTGGCCTCCCGGCGGCTGGATTTCTTCGCCTACACCCTGCACCTGCCCGACGACTGGCGGCCGGTCTCAGCTGGGCGGCCCGGCAGCCAGTGGAACTCGCTTCAGTGGCTGGCGGCCGCCGGTTTCCGGGTGAATCCCAACGCCGAGCGCTGCTCCGATCTGGCGGCGGTGGAGGCCTTCTTTGCGGCCTGGGAGACGCGGCGGGCGCAGCTCCCCTACGCCACCGACGGGGTGGTGGTGAAGCTCGATGACCTGCGGCTCCAGGACAGCGCCGGCTTCACCCAGAAGGCGCCCCGCTGGGCGATCGCGCTCAAGTACGCCGCCGAGGAGGCCCCCAGCAAGCTGCTGCGCCTCAGCGCCCAGGTGGGCCGCACGGGGGTGGTGACCCCGGTGGCCGAGTTCGAACCCGTACCCCTGGCGGGCACCACGGTGAGCCGCGCCACCCTGCACAACGCCGACCGCCTGGCGGAGCTGGATCTCCGCATCGGCGACACGGTGGTGGTGCGCAAGGCCGGCGAGATCATCCCCGAGGTGGTGCGTGTGCTGCCGGAACTCAGGCCGCCCGGGGCCCGCCCCCTGGAGCTGCCCCACGCCTGCCCGGAGTGCGGTTCCGATCTCGTGCGGGAGGAAGGGGAGGCGGCCACCCGCTGCGTCAACTCCAGCTGCCCGGCGATCCTGCGCGGCTCCCTGCGCCACTGGGTGGCCCGGGACGCCCTTGATGTGGATGGCGCCGGCGGCAAGCTGATCGAGCAGCTGGTGGACCGGGGCCTGGTGGGCTCGATCGCCGACCTCTACCGGCTCGATGAAGCCCTGCTCGCCAGCCTGGAGCGCCTGGGCGAGAAGTCAGCCACCAACCTGGTGGAGGCCCTGGCGGCCTCGAAGCGCCGTCCCTGGCATCGGCTGCTCTACGGCCTCGGCATCCACCATGTGGGCAGCGTGAACGCCAAGGCCCTGGCCAAAGCCTTCCCCAGCGCCAGCGCGCTGGGCGCCGCCGCCCTGGAGCGACCCGAAGCGGTCACGGCCGTGTTCGGCGTCGGCGCCGAGATCGCCCAGAGCCTGCAGCAGTGGTTCGCCACCCCCGCCAACCAGCTGCTGCTGGAGCAACTTCAAGCCCTGGGGCTGCCGCTGATGGCCACGGACGCCGAGCGGGCGGAAGCGGGGGGCAGCGGCGCCGATGGGCCCCTGGCCGGCCAGACCCTGGTGCTGACCGGCACCCTGCCGACCTTGAGCCGCAGCGCCGCCCAGGCTCTGATCGAGGCGGCCGGGGGCAAGGTGAGCGGCTCGGTGAGCAAGAAAACCAGCTATGTGGTGGCGGGCGAGGAGGCGGGCAGCAAGCTCAGCAAAGCCGAAGCGCTGGGGGTGCCTGTGCTCGATGAGGCGGGGCTGAAGGAGCTGCTGGGAGAGGGCGCATAG
- a CDS encoding choice-of-anchor I family protein — MATVSTANAGLNLLLEEAYVGRRSGDAALTPAAPAIANRKAFPGQPEPAPTNPLLGSINLSLVLPPVTTPPTLPTEQFQTEISAYVSIGGKTFILSSGGGSTLQVTDATNPAALALVSRQPLDTYKSQAVATYGNLVAVALSPSDYATNGGRGLVRFYRLGSDGSLTVVKDVEVGYLPDSIAFNDQGTKLVIANEGEPITGYGVVAGKDPVGSIGIIDIKGRAGQERFSYTDLGFDGLTLPAGIRISGPTGTTQANDIEPEYVSILGHYAYVTLQENNGVAKVNLISNQIESIFALGTVDFKNQLVDLTDKDGTGGAPTFKPLLGQNYEGLRMADGIAAYSVKGKDYFITANEGDGREYGAYTDERRGTNPGTSSTPDATAYRVKRLSDDTNVGSTDRITTFGGRSISLFDADNGALLWDSGNTLQTIAFAAGMYADGRSDDKGVEPEGVVVAKLNGRTYAIVGMERTTNSMLAVFDVTDPAAVSFVTSTVIAGSISPEGLQVIEAKQSPTGRDQLIVSNEISNTLNVFDLEALIAAPTVAGAGTFASTMLKDVAGGPELKISSLITNGEFTNGLAPGSPVYAPTGIFDGMGAYDNGDGSFTLLVNSELGADRGYGYLLPGVEGGLTGARVSSLVIDKDVDDDASNGYQSQVLRGGLAYDRIHLDGSDAAIDQAADLGAAGFKRFCAANLVEANSFGAGIGFADRIYLVGEEEFSGDGGSFFALDVNSRAIHEVVGFGKGTWESATIIDTGSADTVSVLLFDDAKAPLYLWVGSKSSAADASFLERNGLAENQGTLYTYVTTALPENGVSAGPDSSDLLAFTQANGLNTAINGSWVDLASLDANYTQLGAPALRQLAVGAGALQLSRIEDGEVNPLNGQQAVFVSTGTADFAKGDLYGNVYTLGFDDAFGSDGLISGPGASVLKVVYDGDLLVDPTTGLRNPDNMTISADGHAYIQEDRANGGGTNTTLGNFGTQEASIWKLAIDPITGNATGEALRWAQIDRTAVPTAYGQTQPAYTNADSNGVGNWESSGIIDVSSIYDAAAGSYFLANVQAHSIKDGNIGGANYLVEGGQIDLIQQQPPLI, encoded by the coding sequence ATGGCCACCGTCAGCACAGCCAACGCAGGCCTCAACCTGTTGCTCGAGGAGGCCTACGTGGGCCGCAGGTCGGGCGACGCAGCCCTGACTCCTGCGGCCCCCGCGATTGCCAATCGCAAGGCTTTCCCAGGGCAGCCTGAGCCTGCTCCCACCAACCCCCTGCTGGGCTCCATCAACCTCTCCCTGGTTCTCCCACCAGTTACCACGCCTCCCACGCTTCCCACGGAGCAGTTCCAGACGGAAATCTCCGCCTACGTGAGCATCGGCGGCAAGACCTTCATCCTCTCCAGCGGCGGCGGCAGCACCCTCCAGGTCACCGATGCCACCAACCCCGCCGCCCTTGCCCTGGTCAGCCGCCAGCCCCTGGACACCTACAAGAGCCAGGCGGTGGCCACCTACGGCAACCTGGTGGCGGTGGCCCTCTCCCCCAGCGATTACGCCACCAACGGCGGCCGGGGCCTGGTGCGCTTCTACCGCCTCGGCTCTGACGGCAGCCTCACCGTGGTGAAGGATGTGGAGGTCGGTTATCTGCCCGACAGCATCGCCTTCAACGACCAGGGCACCAAGCTGGTGATCGCCAACGAGGGCGAACCGATCACGGGCTACGGCGTCGTTGCAGGCAAGGATCCGGTCGGAAGCATCGGCATCATCGACATCAAAGGCCGTGCCGGCCAGGAGCGTTTTTCTTATACCGATCTGGGCTTCGACGGCCTCACACTGCCTGCGGGGATCCGCATCTCTGGCCCTACTGGCACCACCCAGGCCAACGACATCGAGCCTGAGTACGTCTCAATCCTGGGCCACTATGCCTACGTGACCCTGCAGGAAAATAACGGGGTGGCCAAGGTCAACCTGATCTCGAATCAGATCGAGTCGATTTTTGCCCTCGGTACGGTCGATTTCAAGAATCAGCTCGTTGATCTCACTGATAAGGACGGCACAGGTGGTGCGCCCACCTTCAAGCCGCTGCTGGGCCAGAACTACGAAGGGCTAAGGATGGCTGATGGCATTGCCGCCTACAGCGTCAAGGGCAAGGATTACTTCATCACCGCCAACGAGGGCGACGGCCGCGAGTACGGCGCCTACACCGATGAACGCCGCGGGACGAACCCGGGCACCAGCAGCACTCCGGATGCCACCGCCTACCGCGTCAAGCGCCTCTCCGATGACACCAATGTCGGCAGTACCGATCGCATCACCACCTTCGGTGGCCGCAGCATCAGCCTCTTCGATGCCGACAACGGCGCACTGCTCTGGGATAGCGGCAACACCCTGCAGACCATCGCCTTCGCGGCCGGCATGTATGCCGATGGCCGCAGTGATGACAAGGGCGTCGAGCCCGAGGGCGTGGTGGTGGCCAAGCTCAACGGCCGCACTTACGCGATCGTGGGCATGGAGCGCACCACCAACTCGATGCTCGCGGTGTTCGATGTCACCGATCCAGCTGCGGTGAGCTTCGTCACCAGCACCGTGATTGCCGGGAGCATCTCCCCTGAGGGTCTGCAGGTGATCGAGGCCAAGCAGAGCCCCACCGGGCGCGATCAACTGATTGTCTCCAATGAGATCTCTAACACCCTCAACGTGTTCGACCTTGAGGCTCTGATCGCCGCGCCGACGGTGGCTGGTGCCGGCACCTTTGCCAGCACCATGCTCAAGGACGTGGCTGGCGGGCCCGAGCTGAAGATCAGCAGCCTGATCACCAACGGAGAGTTCACCAACGGCCTTGCCCCCGGCAGCCCGGTCTATGCCCCCACGGGGATCTTCGATGGCATGGGTGCCTACGACAACGGCGACGGCAGCTTCACCCTGCTGGTCAACAGTGAACTGGGCGCTGATCGCGGTTATGGCTATCTCCTGCCCGGCGTCGAGGGTGGGCTCACCGGTGCTCGCGTCAGCAGCCTGGTGATCGACAAGGACGTCGATGATGACGCCTCCAACGGCTACCAGAGCCAGGTGCTCAGAGGTGGTCTGGCCTACGACCGCATCCACCTCGACGGCTCGGACGCTGCGATCGATCAGGCTGCCGATCTGGGTGCCGCTGGCTTCAAGAGATTCTGTGCGGCCAATCTGGTGGAAGCGAACAGCTTCGGTGCAGGCATCGGCTTCGCCGACCGCATCTATCTGGTGGGCGAAGAAGAATTCAGCGGTGACGGTGGTTCCTTCTTCGCTCTCGATGTCAACAGCCGGGCCATCCATGAGGTGGTGGGCTTCGGCAAGGGCACCTGGGAATCCGCCACGATCATCGATACCGGCAGTGCGGACACCGTGTCGGTGCTGTTGTTCGACGACGCCAAGGCGCCCCTCTACCTGTGGGTCGGCAGCAAGAGTTCGGCCGCTGATGCCAGCTTCCTGGAGCGCAACGGCCTGGCGGAGAACCAGGGCACGTTGTACACCTACGTGACCACGGCCCTTCCCGAGAACGGGGTGAGCGCAGGCCCCGACTCCTCCGACCTGCTGGCCTTCACCCAGGCCAATGGCCTGAACACCGCCATCAATGGCTCCTGGGTCGACCTGGCCAGCCTCGATGCCAACTACACCCAGCTGGGTGCCCCGGCCCTGCGCCAGCTGGCGGTGGGCGCCGGTGCCCTGCAGCTGAGCCGGATCGAGGACGGTGAGGTCAACCCGCTCAACGGTCAGCAGGCGGTGTTCGTCTCCACCGGCACCGCTGATTTCGCGAAAGGTGACCTGTATGGCAACGTCTACACCCTTGGTTTCGATGATGCCTTCGGCAGCGATGGCCTGATTTCCGGACCTGGAGCCTCGGTGCTCAAGGTCGTCTATGACGGCGACCTGCTGGTTGATCCCACCACCGGTCTGCGCAATCCCGACAACATGACCATCAGCGCGGATGGCCATGCCTACATCCAGGAGGACCGGGCCAACGGCGGTGGCACCAACACCACCCTCGGCAACTTCGGCACTCAGGAAGCCTCGATCTGGAAGCTGGCGATCGATCCGATCACCGGCAATGCGACCGGAGAAGCTCTGCGCTGGGCTCAGATTGACCGCACCGCCGTGCCCACGGCCTATGGCCAGACCCAGCCCGCCTACACCAACGCAGACAGCAATGGAGTCGGCAACTGGGAGTCCTCCGGCATCATCGATGTCTCATCCATCTATGACGCTGCAGCTGGCTCCTACTTCCTGGCCAACGTGCAAGCCCACAGCATCAAAGACGGCAACATTGGCGGTGCTAACTATCTAGTGGAAGGTGGCCAGATCGATCTGATCCAACAGCAGCCCCCGCTGATCTGA
- a CDS encoding DUF1269 domain-containing protein — protein MSNLVVVGFPKVAEAEEVRRELVDIQQEHLISLEDAVVVEHDAEGGVHLRQSINLTTAGAVSGGFWGSLIGLLFLNPLLGAAVGAGMGAASGALTDLGINDGFLKEVGESLPRGSAALCLLVRESTPDRVVERLRRHAPHAKLLRTSLSHTDENRLRELLETASKQAEALRLT, from the coding sequence ATGAGCAATCTGGTGGTGGTCGGCTTCCCCAAGGTGGCGGAGGCGGAAGAGGTGCGGCGCGAGCTGGTGGACATCCAGCAGGAGCACCTGATCTCCCTGGAGGATGCGGTGGTGGTGGAACATGACGCCGAGGGCGGCGTGCACCTGCGGCAGTCCATCAACCTCACGACCGCCGGCGCGGTCAGCGGCGGCTTCTGGGGCTCTTTGATCGGTCTGCTGTTCCTCAACCCCCTGCTGGGGGCGGCGGTGGGCGCGGGCATGGGGGCGGCCTCCGGGGCGCTCACCGACCTGGGCATCAACGACGGCTTCCTCAAGGAGGTGGGCGAGAGCCTGCCCCGGGGCAGTGCCGCCCTCTGTCTGCTGGTGCGAGAGTCCACCCCGGATCGGGTGGTGGAGCGCCTGCGGCGCCACGCGCCCCACGCCAAGCTGCTGCGCACCAGCCTCAGCCACACCGATGAAAATCGTCTGCGGGAGCTGCTGGAGACGGCGAGCAAGCAGGCCGAGGCCCTCCGCCTGACCTGA
- a CDS encoding DUF6880 family protein: protein MAARTTLNAKNLEALGAPRLAELLIEVVQGNASAKRLLRLALAQQSGPAEIAREVRKRLATLARAGSFLDSRQRKALLKDLEQQRQAISGPIAEQDPALAVELLWTFLELVEPVIERCDDSDGAVMPLFHQATEDLGVVAARCAVKPEALADQVYAALMDNGYGQFDHLIEQLAGALGEAGLAHLRQRLETLRARRASGAAHESRASIVRLAMLDIADACGDAQAYLAEYQGHDPKLLALPAIAAEVAERLTTVGRAQEALDLLDSAVLDERRTAGRSEWLEARLAALEALDRGQEAQALRWAELERSLSIRHLRDYLRRLPDFEEVEAEERALDLGFDHPSFPLALQFLHQWPDRRRAARLILARQSELDGDAYELLGPVAERLEREQPLAATLCLRAMIDFSLAQARSTRYRHAARHLDTCAALAAAIEDWGDIEPHDSYLARLRRDHGRTYGFWELTASRASPLA, encoded by the coding sequence ATGGCAGCACGCACCACCCTCAATGCGAAGAACCTGGAGGCCCTCGGTGCTCCGCGGCTGGCGGAGTTGCTGATCGAGGTGGTGCAGGGCAACGCCTCCGCCAAACGGCTGCTGCGGCTTGCCCTGGCGCAGCAGAGCGGGCCGGCGGAGATCGCCCGGGAGGTGCGCAAACGTCTGGCCACCCTGGCCCGCGCCGGCAGTTTCCTCGACAGCCGCCAGCGCAAGGCGCTGCTGAAGGACCTGGAGCAGCAACGCCAGGCGATCAGCGGCCCGATCGCCGAACAGGATCCGGCCCTGGCGGTGGAGCTGCTCTGGACGTTCCTGGAACTGGTGGAGCCGGTGATCGAGCGCTGCGACGACAGCGACGGCGCCGTGATGCCGCTGTTTCATCAGGCCACAGAAGATCTTGGGGTGGTGGCAGCCCGTTGCGCTGTGAAACCCGAAGCGCTGGCGGATCAGGTCTATGCGGCGTTGATGGACAACGGCTACGGACAGTTCGACCACCTGATCGAGCAGCTCGCGGGCGCCCTGGGGGAGGCGGGGCTGGCCCATCTGCGTCAGCGCCTGGAGACGCTGCGTGCCCGCCGAGCCTCTGGAGCGGCCCACGAATCGCGGGCGTCGATCGTACGGCTGGCGATGCTCGACATCGCCGATGCCTGTGGCGATGCCCAGGCCTACCTGGCCGAGTACCAAGGCCATGACCCGAAGCTGCTGGCGCTGCCGGCGATCGCCGCCGAGGTGGCCGAGCGGCTCACGACGGTCGGTCGGGCCCAGGAGGCCCTGGATCTGTTGGATAGTGCCGTTCTTGATGAACGCCGTACGGCCGGACGCAGCGAGTGGCTGGAGGCTCGCCTGGCGGCCTTGGAGGCCTTGGATCGCGGTCAGGAGGCGCAGGCGCTGCGTTGGGCCGAGCTGGAGCGCAGCCTCTCGATCCGCCACCTGCGCGACTATCTGCGGCGCCTGCCTGATTTCGAGGAGGTCGAAGCGGAGGAGCGGGCCCTCGATCTGGGCTTCGATCACCCCAGCTTCCCCCTCGCCCTGCAGTTTCTGCACCAATGGCCCGATCGGCGCCGCGCCGCCCGGTTGATCCTGGCGCGCCAGAGCGAACTCGACGGCGATGCCTACGAGCTGCTGGGGCCGGTGGCTGAGCGCCTTGAACGGGAGCAGCCCCTGGCCGCCACCCTTTGCCTGCGGGCGATGATCGATTTCAGCCTGGCGCAGGCCCGTTCGACCCGCTATCGCCATGCTGCCCGCCACCTCGACACCTGCGCGGCCCTGGCCGCGGCGATCGAGGATTGGGGAGACATCGAGCCTCACGACAGCTACCTGGCCCGCCTGAGGCGCGACCATGGCCGCACGTACGGCTTCTGGGAGCTGACGGCCTCCAGGGCCTCCCCCCTAGCCTGA